Proteins encoded together in one Amblyomma americanum isolate KBUSLIRL-KWMA chromosome 1, ASM5285725v1, whole genome shotgun sequence window:
- the LOC144115250 gene encoding uncharacterized protein LOC144115250, with product MNTKRRNRNIPSKRRRHVSAKATGKTARQAFPPHPHHVQPRRHVHHAPATSGSPGRAAPCWHHRPQASGQGKLVQLVAQAIHESPIKALRVRHVYEALKKRYPYFMFMDKKELTTWEGSESRPSSRLSSSSQSLLVHTPLPSFIGSPGRQLGHMEPQLHPLVEWELKTERFATPPSPSIYLNTEQERKPKPVYSWSRGCYDLYGHQSQGYSDEVSTAADTQLLNEPLPSLPYLCSPRLTHDTPVEPTSRSYGHPSPHQEPQLPLTLEQHSRPELSFARQQIQPEQEAMMPQQQFLPRPELSNSREGTLPHPELPLPPQFPWPPQGPSLPRGPTLPPRQEETRPWGTGTGFWPRSGRLQLPGWPYAGEPVFAAIANLGRAVMMDDGTWYILVYPAFPENDECSARAVWHWEERITAGGNAL from the exons ATGAACACGAAACGGCGCAACCGCAACATTCCTTCAAAGCGGAGACGCCATGTGTCTGcaaaagcaacaggaaaaac AGCCCGCCAAGCGTTCCCGCCGCACCCGCACCATGTCCAGCCACGGCGACACGTGCACCATGCCCCAGCTACATCCGGGTCCCCTGGCCGAGCTGCTCCCTGCTGGCACCATCGTCCGCAGGCCTCCGGGCAGGGCAAGCTGGTGcaactggtggcgcaggcgatCCATGAAAGCCCGATAAAGGCGCTGCGTGTACGGCACGTGTACGAGGCGTTGAA GAAGAGATATCCATATTTCATGTTTATGGATAAGAAGGAGCTGACTACTTGGGAG GGTTCGGAGTCAAGGCCCAGCAGCAGGCTGTCATCATCCAGCCAGTCTTTGTTGGTGCATACTCCATTGCCATCGTTCATTGGCAGTCCGGGAAGGCAGCTGGGTCACATGGAGCCACAGCTGCATCCTCTGGTGGAATGGGAGTTGAAAACAGAACGCTTCGCCACACCACCTTCACCTTCGATTTACCTGAATACGGAGCAGGAGAGGAAGCCGAAACCGGTGTATTCAT GGTCCAGAGGCTGTTACGACCTCTACGGACATCAGAGCCAGGGCTACTCGGACGAGGTCAGCACGGCCGCAGACACACAGCTGTTGAACGAACCGCTGCCATCGCTGCCTTATCTTTGCTCGCCGCGACTTACACACGACACGCCTGTGGAACCGACCAGCAGGAGCTACGGCCATCCTTCACCACACCAGGAGCCGCAGTTGCCTCTTACACTGGAACAGCATTCTCGACCGGAACTCTCTTTTGCTCGTCAGCAAATTCAGCCAGAGCAAGAGGCAATGATGcctcagcagcagttccttccGCGACCGGAACTGTCAAATTCGCGAGAGGGAACCCTGCCGCATCCGGAGCTGCCTCTGCCCCCGCAGTTCCCGTGGCCACCGCAAGGGCCCTCACTGCCACGAGGGCCCACTTTGCCCCCTCGACAAGAAGAGACCAGGCCATGGGGTACGGGAACGGGATTCTGGCCGCGATCTGGGCGGCTACAATTACCGGGGTGGCCATACGCAGGCGAGCCTGTGTTTGCGGCGATCGCCAACCTGGGGAGGGCGGTTATGATGGACGACGGGACGTGGTACATCCTGGTGTATCCGGCATTCCCTGAGAACGACGAATGCTCAGCCCGGGCCGTATGGCATTGGGAGGAAAGAATTACCGCGGGCGGCAATGCTCTATGA